From the Oryza glaberrima chromosome 5, OglaRS2, whole genome shotgun sequence genome, one window contains:
- the LOC127773529 gene encoding E3 ubiquitin-protein ligase UPL4-like isoform X2: MDRCRKRPDSDPGAPGEADAEHPADKRPCTAEPSTSAAVAPEGEAAAAERACSDMDTSSSGHAGDGEADGDGDGDGEGEGDGDDDGDGDGDGGSSCESDGGGSPRRCGGGGRFQRMVAAVAADGAEEGAVVAALTELCEALSFCGEDVGGYFPTDAAARALVRLVGGGADGAPAAAASPDVMLLSVRAITYLCDAMPRAADAVVRHGLLPLLCSRLLAIEYLDVAEQCLQAFEKISRRQPTPCLQAGMITAVLTYIDFFSASIQRVAVSAAANACKKVPKDCSQFVMDSVPVLCNLLQSEDKMVVEKVASCLINIVDSFSNSVELLDMFCHQGVIEKVLPLINTGGLTSLSPSTCSNLIGLLAKLACNSLVAVKSLFELNVGNTISRILVTSDLSHGMPYLPLENQSNQVNEALKLANQLIPSAARDVEDTQMVLAKEKIIVDEPRFLCQFSMEILPVLIKAVNSGANSYICYGCASIVKNICYFSKPEMLQELLKDANIPSFLAGLLSRKDHHVLFSSLKLIEILMQKLPDAYLGSFIKEGVVYAVEALLMQEDCSKSTNLSDETQQSENQPIIRNKPTCFCYAFDYPRSDAAETRTCMIGKGNLFTFARHVKTTYFTTEAVNSEMGLTEILQKLKTCCAVLNDSADKSLNRDNIQNEEHLTNILSEVMMELHGGETMTTFEFLESGLIKSLSNYLSNGKYLQLERIPNDYNTEHFLAVLKRFQSFTQISFSRMEQGWGDMLLTLLVRKLQNALTSLDNFPVIMSHNFKPRNNISDIPTRHSTITPCIRVRFKKDEDQTNLSSYDNVVNLEISSLLHTIEEFLWPKICTGTSNQKPESSANGTASENKYPEDDLQERYSSPESSPPPEGVIIGNQSPSVEPGSNKGPSSSGAGQQETNTSDHAAQPKLLFSLKGKELDQSVTLYQSILQDQINAGSDIILDNQFWRIVHDVTYRTATNPEIDDPLKHSPCATTPAHPDKAGYICQTLPFFTSLLLGKLPCKLDRSSPSYDILFMLKVLEGLNRYSFHLVSDERNRAFVHGSITDLDDLKVDVSVVPQQEFVSAKLTDKLEQQMHDPLVLRSRCLPLWCTELMSACPFLFSFEARWKYFQLTAFGSLTPQHGNMMDTSGSGVMTERVPSFSRKKFKVDRDNILVSAAKVMQSHARSNAMLEVEYEEEVGTGLGPTMEFYTLISHEFQKSGLGMWRGELSGEAGLDNVHGGSVFVVAPNGLFPKPWSTHVDCSSFSEVNKQFHLLGQVVAKAVKDNRILDIPFSKAFYRLILGQELNIYDIHSFDPELAMTLMEFKALAARRKYLESSSSGDCKSTSDLSYRGCRIEDLSIEFALPGYPEYVLSLENSLDNVSADNLEQYVSFVVDATIRSGIARQLEAFKSGFNEVFPLSMLQVFSEDELERLLCGEQDTWDFAKLVDHIKFDHGYTSSSPPVINLLEVIQEFEGHQRRAFLQFITGSPRLPPGGLAALNPKLTVVRKHNSNEADDDLPSVMTCANYLKLPPYSSKDKMREKLLYAITEGQGSFHLS, translated from the exons ATGGATCGCTGCCGGAAGCGGCCCGACTCCGACCCTGGCGCTCCCGGCGAGGCGGACGCGGAGCACCCCGCCGATAAGCGCCCCTGCACTGCCGAGCcgtcgacctcggcggcggtggcgccggagggggaggcggcggcggcggagcgcgcctGCTCGGATATGGACACGTCGTCGTCTGGACACGCAGGGGATGGGGAAgcggatggggatggggatggggatggggaaggggaaggggatggTGACGatgatggggatggggatggggacggGGGGTCGTCGTGCGAGTCGGATGGGGGAGGGAGCCCGAGGAGGtgcggcgggggagggaggttccagcggatggtggcggcggtggcggcggacggcgcggaggagggggcggtggtggcggcgctgacGGAGCTCTGCGAGGCGCTCTCCTTCTGCGGGGAGGACGTCGGGGGATACTTCCCGAcggacgccgcggcgcgggCGCTGGTGCGGCTGGTcgggggcggcgccgatggcgcgccggcggcggcggcgagccctgACGTGATGCTGCTCTCCGTGCGCGCCATCACGTACCTCTGCGACGCgatgccgcgcgccgccgacgccgtcgtccgccACGGCCTGCTCCCCCTGCTCTGCTCCCGTCTCCTCGCCATCGAGTACCTTGATGTCGCTGAGCAG TGCTTGCAAGCATTCGAGAAGATATCGCGGAGGCAGCCGACGCCGTGCTTGCAGGCTGGCATGATCACTGCTGTGCTCACGTACATTGACTTCTTCTCTGCAAGTATCCAG AGGGTTGCGGTCTCAGCTGCTGCGAATGCCTGTAAGAAGGTCCCCAAAGATTGCTCCCAATTTGTGATGGATTCTGTGCCAGTGTTGTGTAATCTACTGCAGTCTGAGGACAAGATG GTAGTGGAGAAGGTTGCAAGTTGCTTGATAAACATCGTGGATTCATTTAGTAATTCAGTGGAGCTTCTCGACATGTTCTGTCACCAGGGTGTGATAGAGAAAGTCCTGCCTCTGATCAATACTGGCGGGCTAACTTCTCTTAGCCCATCAACATGCAGT AACTTGATTGGGCTTCTCGCCAAGCTAGCCTGCAATTCACTTGTGGCTGTGAAGTCTCTCTTTGAGCTGAATGTTGGTAACACCATAAGCAGAATTCTGGTTACTTCAGATCTCTCACATGGCATGCCTTACCTGCCTTTGGAAAACCAAAGCAACCAG GTCAATGAAGCTTTGAAATTAGCAAACCAACTTATTCCTTCTGCAGCAAGAGATGTTGAAGATACCCAGATGGtacttgcaaaagaaaaaataattgtagATGAACCAAGGTTTTTGTGTCAGTTCTCTATGGAGATTCTTCCTGTCTTGATCAAG GCAGTCAACTCTGGTGCAAATTCATACATTTGCTATGGATGTGCTTCAATTGTAAAAAACATCTGTTATTTCAGTAAACCTGAAATGCTTCAAGAGTTGCTCAAGGATGCAAACATACCAAG TTTCTTGGCTGGTTTATTGTCTCGGAAGGATCATCATGTGCTATTCTCATCACTAAAGCTTATCGAAATTCTCATGCAAAAGCTTCCTGATGCTTACCTTGGATCCTTTATCAAGGAAGGTGTTGTCTATGCAGTTGAGGCTCTTCTTATGCAAGAAGATTGTTCAAAGTCTACTAATCTCTCAGATGAAACACAACAATCAGAGAATCAGCCTATCATAAGAAATAAGCCTACATGTTTCTGCTATGCATTTGATTATCCCAGATCTGATGCTGCTGAAACAAGGACTTGCATGATTGGAAAGGGCAACCTTTTTACTTTCGCAAGGCATGTGAAGACAACCTATTTCACTACCGAAGCAGTGAACTCTGAGATGGGTTTGACAGAGATTTTGCAAAAGCTCAAAACTTGCTGCGCAGTTCTGAACGATTCTGCTGATAAGTCATTAAACCGAGACAATATACAAAATGAAGAGCACTTGACTAACATTTTAAGTGAGGTGATGATGGAGCTTCATGGGGGAGAAACAATGACTACCTTTGAATTTCTTGAGAGTGGATTGATCAAATCCTTGTCTAATTATCTCTCCAATGGCAAGTACCTCCAATTGGAGAGAATCCCAAATGATTACAATACTGAACATTTTCTTGCCGTGCTAAAAAGGTTTCAGTCATTTACTCAGATATCTTTTTCAAGAATGGAGCAGGGCTGGGGTGATATGCTCTTGACACTGTTAGTAAGGAAACTGCAGAATGCTCTTACTTCTCTTGACAACTTCCCAGTGATAATGAGCCATAATTTCAAGCCGAGGAACAATATTTCAGATATCCCTACTAGGCACTCAACGATTACTCCATGTATCCGAGTTCGATTTAAGAAGGATGAAGATCAAACCAACTTGTCGAGCTATGATAATGTTGTTAATTTGGAGATCTCTTCCTTGTTGCACACTATTGAAGAGTTCTTGTGGCCCAAAATTTGTACAGGCACAAGCAATCAGAAGCCTGAATCATCGGCCAATGGTACTGCTTCTGAAAACAAATATCCTGAAGATGACCTCCAGGAAAGATATTCCTCACCCGAATCATCCCCTCCACCAGAG GGTGTTATAATAGGAAATCAAAGTCCATCTGTAGAACCAGGCTCAAATAAAGGGCCTTCGTCATCTG GTGCAGGCCAACAAGAGACAAACACAAGTGATCATGCTGCGCAACCAAAATTGTTATTTAGCTTGAAAGGAAAAGAGCTTGACCAATCTGTTACTCTGTATCAATCAATCCTGCAGGATCAGATTAATGCAGGTTCTGACATAATATTGGACAACCAGTTTTGGCGCATTGTGCATGATGTAACATATAGAACGGCTACAAACCCAGAAATTGATGATCCTCTTAAGCATTCACCTTGTGCAACAACACCAGCACATCCCGATAAAGCTGGATATATTTGTCAGACGCTCCCTTTCTTCACTAGCCTGTTGCTTGGCAAACTTCCTTGCAAACTTGACAGATCAAGTCCATCATATGACATATTGTTTATGCTAAAAGTTCTAGAGGGGTTGAACCGATACTCTTTTCACCTCGTCTCTGATGAGAGAAACCGTGCTTTTGTACATGGAAGCATAACTGACCTTGATGATCTGAAAGTTGATGTTTCTGTAGTTCCACAGCAGGAGTTTGTCAGTGCTAAATTGACAGATAAACTGGAGCAACAGATGCATGATCCCTTGGTTTTAAGGTCTCGTTGCCTGCCTTTATGGTGCACTGAACTGATGTCTGCATGTcccttcttgttttcttttgaggCAAGATGGAAGTATTTCCAGCTGACAGCATTTGGTTCTTTGACCCCACAACATGGGAATATGATGGATACAAGTGGCAGTGGTGTAATGACAGAAAGGGTGCCTTCCTTCTCACGGAAAAAGTTCAAAGTTGATCGCGACAATATACTTGTTTCTGCTGCTAAAGTGATGCAATCACATGCTCGGAGTAATGCAATGCTTGAAGTAGAATATGAAGAGGAAGTAGGCACAGGCTTGGGTCCTACGATGGAATTCTATACATTGATAAGTCATGAGTTTCAGAAGTCTGGTTTAGGCATGTGGAGAGGGGAGCTCTCCGGCGAAGCTGGCCTGGATAATGTTCATGGTGGTTCTGTATTTGTGGTTGCCCCTAATGGACTTTTTCCTAAACCATGGTCCACCCATGTGGATTGTTCTTCCTTCTCAGAAGTGAATAAACAGTTCCACCTCCTTGGTCAGGTCGTTGCAAAGGCAGTTAAAGACAACAGAATTCTCGACATTCCATTTTCTAAAGCATTTTACAGGCTTATACTAGGACAG GAACTTAATATATATGACATTCACTCATTTGATCCTGAACTAGCAATGACCCTTATGGAGTTTAAAGCACTTGCTGCTCGGAGAAAATATTTAGAATCAAGTTCAAGTGGGGACTGCAAGAGTACATCTGATTTGTCTTATCGAGGTTGCAGGATTGAGGATCTTTCTATTGAGTTCGCTCTTCCAGGATATCCAGAATATGTTCTTTCTTTAGAAAATAGCTTGGATAAT GTAAGTGCTGACAATTTAGAACAGTATGtttcttttgttgttgatgCAACAATTAGAAGTGGAATTGCAAGACAGCTGGAAGCTTTTAAGTCAGGATTCAATGAG GTATTTCCATTAAGCATGCTCCAGGTCTTCTCAGAGGATGAGCTGGAGCGATTACTCTGCGGTGAACAAGATACGTGGGAT TTTGCGAAACTTGTGGATCATATAAAGTTTGATCATGGCTACACTTCCAGCAGCCCTCCTGTCATTAAT TTGTTGGAGGTTATACAGGAGTTTGAAGGCCATCAACGCAGAGCTTTCTTGCAATTTATAACAGGTTCACCTCGACTCCCACCGGGTGGGTTAGCTGCGCTAAATCCAAAGTTGACGGTTGTCCGAAAG CATAACAGCAACGAGGCTGATGATGACCTTCCGAGTGTGATGACTTGTGCTAATTATCTAAAGTTACCCCCCTATTCTTCCAAG GACAAGATGAGGGAGAAACTACTCTACGCGATTACGGAAGGTCAGGGGTCCTTCCACTTATCTTGA
- the LOC127773529 gene encoding E3 ubiquitin-protein ligase UPL4-like isoform X1 has translation MDRCRKRPDSDPGAPGEADAEHPADKRPCTAEPSTSAAVAPEGEAAAAERACSDMDTSSSGHAGDGEADGDGDGDGEGEGDGDDDGDGDGDGGSSCESDGGGSPRRCGGGGRFQRMVAAVAADGAEEGAVVAALTELCEALSFCGEDVGGYFPTDAAARALVRLVGGGADGAPAAAASPDVMLLSVRAITYLCDAMPRAADAVVRHGLLPLLCSRLLAIEYLDVAEQCLQAFEKISRRQPTPCLQAGMITAVLTYIDFFSASIQRVAVSAAANACKKVPKDCSQFVMDSVPVLCNLLQSEDKMVVEKVASCLINIVDSFSNSVELLDMFCHQGVIEKVLPLINTGGLTSLSPSTCSNLIGLLAKLACNSLVAVKSLFELNVGNTISRILVTSDLSHGMPYLPLENQSNQVNEALKLANQLIPSAARDVEDTQMVLAKEKIIVDEPRFLCQFSMEILPVLIKAVNSGANSYICYGCASIVKNICYFSKPEMLQELLKDANIPSFLAGLLSRKDHHVLFSSLKLIEILMQKLPDAYLGSFIKEGVVYAVEALLMQEDCSKSTNLSDETQQSENQPIIRNKPTCFCYAFDYPRSDAAETRTCMIGKGNLFTFARHVKTTYFTTEAVNSEMGLTEILQKLKTCCAVLNDSADKSLNRDNIQNEEHLTNILSEVMMELHGGETMTTFEFLESGLIKSLSNYLSNGKYLQLERIPNDYNTEHFLAVLKRFQSFTQISFSRMEQGWGDMLLTLLVRKLQNALTSLDNFPVIMSHNFKPRNNISDIPTRHSTITPCIRVRFKKDEDQTNLSSYDNVVNLEISSLLHTIEEFLWPKICTGTSNQKPESSANGTASENKYPEDDLQERYSSPESSPPPEGVIIGNQSPSVEPGSNKGPSSSGAGQQETNTSDHAAQPKLLFSLKGKELDQSVTLYQSILQDQINAGSDIILDNQFWRIVHDVTYRTATNPEIDDPLKHSPCATTPAHPDKAGYICQTLPFFTSLLLGKLPCKLDRSSPSYDILFMLKVLEGLNRYSFHLVSDERNRAFVHGSITDLDDLKVDVSVVPQQEFVSAKLTDKLEQQMHDPLVLRSRCLPLWCTELMSACPFLFSFEARWKYFQLTAFGSLTPQHGNMMDTSGSGVMTERVPSFSRKKFKVDRDNILVSAAKVMQSHARSNAMLEVEYEEEVGTGLGPTMEFYTLISHEFQKSGLGMWRGELSGEAGLDNVHGGSVFVVAPNGLFPKPWSTHVDCSSFSEVNKQFHLLGQVVAKAVKDNRILDIPFSKAFYRLILGQELNIYDIHSFDPELAMTLMEFKALAARRKYLESSSSGDCKSTSDLSYRGCRIEDLSIEFALPGYPEYVLSLENSLDNVSADNLEQYVSFVVDATIRSGIARQLEAFKSGFNEVFPLSMLQVFSEDELERLLCGEQDTWDFAKLVDHIKFDHGYTSSSPPVINLLEVIQEFEGHQRRAFLQFITGSPRLPPGGLAALNPKLTVVRKQHNSNEADDDLPSVMTCANYLKLPPYSSKDKMREKLLYAITEGQGSFHLS, from the exons ATGGATCGCTGCCGGAAGCGGCCCGACTCCGACCCTGGCGCTCCCGGCGAGGCGGACGCGGAGCACCCCGCCGATAAGCGCCCCTGCACTGCCGAGCcgtcgacctcggcggcggtggcgccggagggggaggcggcggcggcggagcgcgcctGCTCGGATATGGACACGTCGTCGTCTGGACACGCAGGGGATGGGGAAgcggatggggatggggatggggatggggaaggggaaggggatggTGACGatgatggggatggggatggggacggGGGGTCGTCGTGCGAGTCGGATGGGGGAGGGAGCCCGAGGAGGtgcggcgggggagggaggttccagcggatggtggcggcggtggcggcggacggcgcggaggagggggcggtggtggcggcgctgacGGAGCTCTGCGAGGCGCTCTCCTTCTGCGGGGAGGACGTCGGGGGATACTTCCCGAcggacgccgcggcgcgggCGCTGGTGCGGCTGGTcgggggcggcgccgatggcgcgccggcggcggcggcgagccctgACGTGATGCTGCTCTCCGTGCGCGCCATCACGTACCTCTGCGACGCgatgccgcgcgccgccgacgccgtcgtccgccACGGCCTGCTCCCCCTGCTCTGCTCCCGTCTCCTCGCCATCGAGTACCTTGATGTCGCTGAGCAG TGCTTGCAAGCATTCGAGAAGATATCGCGGAGGCAGCCGACGCCGTGCTTGCAGGCTGGCATGATCACTGCTGTGCTCACGTACATTGACTTCTTCTCTGCAAGTATCCAG AGGGTTGCGGTCTCAGCTGCTGCGAATGCCTGTAAGAAGGTCCCCAAAGATTGCTCCCAATTTGTGATGGATTCTGTGCCAGTGTTGTGTAATCTACTGCAGTCTGAGGACAAGATG GTAGTGGAGAAGGTTGCAAGTTGCTTGATAAACATCGTGGATTCATTTAGTAATTCAGTGGAGCTTCTCGACATGTTCTGTCACCAGGGTGTGATAGAGAAAGTCCTGCCTCTGATCAATACTGGCGGGCTAACTTCTCTTAGCCCATCAACATGCAGT AACTTGATTGGGCTTCTCGCCAAGCTAGCCTGCAATTCACTTGTGGCTGTGAAGTCTCTCTTTGAGCTGAATGTTGGTAACACCATAAGCAGAATTCTGGTTACTTCAGATCTCTCACATGGCATGCCTTACCTGCCTTTGGAAAACCAAAGCAACCAG GTCAATGAAGCTTTGAAATTAGCAAACCAACTTATTCCTTCTGCAGCAAGAGATGTTGAAGATACCCAGATGGtacttgcaaaagaaaaaataattgtagATGAACCAAGGTTTTTGTGTCAGTTCTCTATGGAGATTCTTCCTGTCTTGATCAAG GCAGTCAACTCTGGTGCAAATTCATACATTTGCTATGGATGTGCTTCAATTGTAAAAAACATCTGTTATTTCAGTAAACCTGAAATGCTTCAAGAGTTGCTCAAGGATGCAAACATACCAAG TTTCTTGGCTGGTTTATTGTCTCGGAAGGATCATCATGTGCTATTCTCATCACTAAAGCTTATCGAAATTCTCATGCAAAAGCTTCCTGATGCTTACCTTGGATCCTTTATCAAGGAAGGTGTTGTCTATGCAGTTGAGGCTCTTCTTATGCAAGAAGATTGTTCAAAGTCTACTAATCTCTCAGATGAAACACAACAATCAGAGAATCAGCCTATCATAAGAAATAAGCCTACATGTTTCTGCTATGCATTTGATTATCCCAGATCTGATGCTGCTGAAACAAGGACTTGCATGATTGGAAAGGGCAACCTTTTTACTTTCGCAAGGCATGTGAAGACAACCTATTTCACTACCGAAGCAGTGAACTCTGAGATGGGTTTGACAGAGATTTTGCAAAAGCTCAAAACTTGCTGCGCAGTTCTGAACGATTCTGCTGATAAGTCATTAAACCGAGACAATATACAAAATGAAGAGCACTTGACTAACATTTTAAGTGAGGTGATGATGGAGCTTCATGGGGGAGAAACAATGACTACCTTTGAATTTCTTGAGAGTGGATTGATCAAATCCTTGTCTAATTATCTCTCCAATGGCAAGTACCTCCAATTGGAGAGAATCCCAAATGATTACAATACTGAACATTTTCTTGCCGTGCTAAAAAGGTTTCAGTCATTTACTCAGATATCTTTTTCAAGAATGGAGCAGGGCTGGGGTGATATGCTCTTGACACTGTTAGTAAGGAAACTGCAGAATGCTCTTACTTCTCTTGACAACTTCCCAGTGATAATGAGCCATAATTTCAAGCCGAGGAACAATATTTCAGATATCCCTACTAGGCACTCAACGATTACTCCATGTATCCGAGTTCGATTTAAGAAGGATGAAGATCAAACCAACTTGTCGAGCTATGATAATGTTGTTAATTTGGAGATCTCTTCCTTGTTGCACACTATTGAAGAGTTCTTGTGGCCCAAAATTTGTACAGGCACAAGCAATCAGAAGCCTGAATCATCGGCCAATGGTACTGCTTCTGAAAACAAATATCCTGAAGATGACCTCCAGGAAAGATATTCCTCACCCGAATCATCCCCTCCACCAGAG GGTGTTATAATAGGAAATCAAAGTCCATCTGTAGAACCAGGCTCAAATAAAGGGCCTTCGTCATCTG GTGCAGGCCAACAAGAGACAAACACAAGTGATCATGCTGCGCAACCAAAATTGTTATTTAGCTTGAAAGGAAAAGAGCTTGACCAATCTGTTACTCTGTATCAATCAATCCTGCAGGATCAGATTAATGCAGGTTCTGACATAATATTGGACAACCAGTTTTGGCGCATTGTGCATGATGTAACATATAGAACGGCTACAAACCCAGAAATTGATGATCCTCTTAAGCATTCACCTTGTGCAACAACACCAGCACATCCCGATAAAGCTGGATATATTTGTCAGACGCTCCCTTTCTTCACTAGCCTGTTGCTTGGCAAACTTCCTTGCAAACTTGACAGATCAAGTCCATCATATGACATATTGTTTATGCTAAAAGTTCTAGAGGGGTTGAACCGATACTCTTTTCACCTCGTCTCTGATGAGAGAAACCGTGCTTTTGTACATGGAAGCATAACTGACCTTGATGATCTGAAAGTTGATGTTTCTGTAGTTCCACAGCAGGAGTTTGTCAGTGCTAAATTGACAGATAAACTGGAGCAACAGATGCATGATCCCTTGGTTTTAAGGTCTCGTTGCCTGCCTTTATGGTGCACTGAACTGATGTCTGCATGTcccttcttgttttcttttgaggCAAGATGGAAGTATTTCCAGCTGACAGCATTTGGTTCTTTGACCCCACAACATGGGAATATGATGGATACAAGTGGCAGTGGTGTAATGACAGAAAGGGTGCCTTCCTTCTCACGGAAAAAGTTCAAAGTTGATCGCGACAATATACTTGTTTCTGCTGCTAAAGTGATGCAATCACATGCTCGGAGTAATGCAATGCTTGAAGTAGAATATGAAGAGGAAGTAGGCACAGGCTTGGGTCCTACGATGGAATTCTATACATTGATAAGTCATGAGTTTCAGAAGTCTGGTTTAGGCATGTGGAGAGGGGAGCTCTCCGGCGAAGCTGGCCTGGATAATGTTCATGGTGGTTCTGTATTTGTGGTTGCCCCTAATGGACTTTTTCCTAAACCATGGTCCACCCATGTGGATTGTTCTTCCTTCTCAGAAGTGAATAAACAGTTCCACCTCCTTGGTCAGGTCGTTGCAAAGGCAGTTAAAGACAACAGAATTCTCGACATTCCATTTTCTAAAGCATTTTACAGGCTTATACTAGGACAG GAACTTAATATATATGACATTCACTCATTTGATCCTGAACTAGCAATGACCCTTATGGAGTTTAAAGCACTTGCTGCTCGGAGAAAATATTTAGAATCAAGTTCAAGTGGGGACTGCAAGAGTACATCTGATTTGTCTTATCGAGGTTGCAGGATTGAGGATCTTTCTATTGAGTTCGCTCTTCCAGGATATCCAGAATATGTTCTTTCTTTAGAAAATAGCTTGGATAAT GTAAGTGCTGACAATTTAGAACAGTATGtttcttttgttgttgatgCAACAATTAGAAGTGGAATTGCAAGACAGCTGGAAGCTTTTAAGTCAGGATTCAATGAG GTATTTCCATTAAGCATGCTCCAGGTCTTCTCAGAGGATGAGCTGGAGCGATTACTCTGCGGTGAACAAGATACGTGGGAT TTTGCGAAACTTGTGGATCATATAAAGTTTGATCATGGCTACACTTCCAGCAGCCCTCCTGTCATTAAT TTGTTGGAGGTTATACAGGAGTTTGAAGGCCATCAACGCAGAGCTTTCTTGCAATTTATAACAGGTTCACCTCGACTCCCACCGGGTGGGTTAGCTGCGCTAAATCCAAAGTTGACGGTTGTCCGAAAG CAGCATAACAGCAACGAGGCTGATGATGACCTTCCGAGTGTGATGACTTGTGCTAATTATCTAAAGTTACCCCCCTATTCTTCCAAG GACAAGATGAGGGAGAAACTACTCTACGCGATTACGGAAGGTCAGGGGTCCTTCCACTTATCTTGA